In one window of Episyrphus balteatus chromosome 3, idEpiBalt1.1, whole genome shotgun sequence DNA:
- the LOC129917161 gene encoding uncharacterized protein LOC129917161, with protein MSNAASLTKRDTARNSIRRYMVSSKKAESFDAAEIDVYLGLLAEQWDKFQAAQQEVELSCGAETIAEQESEREQGETWYREALTNFTRARNKIKNDPPGTSKEVVTVDKLLHAARTDIRLPPMKLPCFDGNSKEWKPFEDAFTAFIHGESSISSVQKLHFLLSSLQGPALQVVKGFRITSNNYDEVWELLKKRYDSTRIIVDSHFQALFSLKKINTESSAAIRCLLDETQEHFRSLKAIGRPVDNWDDWLLHLTISKLDIETHRQWELTQTGNKVANFNELVTFLENRCRSLDAIICHQQTSSSKNQTSQQVKGKKSSSLHCATPATAVAPSKKIQGRRFRRQVQNHVCPYCSGKHFIFTCDKFRSTEVPRRISFANDNNLCSNCLGSGHNQTNCQSKYTCRVCNAHHHTLLHCESPSDSSVSQTTSTPSFTPAYASHSKHYVLLGTAMVQVMDKSNRPQPARLLFDNGSHASFISESCVQRLHLRRTSVTTAIEGIGATDAGSSKGEVELTLTSLDQKFSTTINAQILNKITSHLPPVPVHNYNWPHISGLALADPCFNIPAAIDLLIGSDELSQFLCTGLIKGPVGTPIAQNSTLGWVLMGKVSDSTPMPAPVPTYTASSLCLFTNAALTKAVSRLWEIESLPEV; from the coding sequence ATGAGCAACGCAGCTAGTTTAACGAAGCGAGATACGGCTCGCAATTCCATCAGGCGCTATATGGTGAGCAGTAAAAAAGCCGAGTCATTTGATGCAGCTGAGATCGATGTCTATCTCGGACTCCTCGCCGAGCAGTGGGATAAATTCCAAGCAGCCCAACAAGAAGTGGAACTTTCGTGTGGAGCAGAAACTATTGCAGAGCAAGAGTCTGAACGTGAACAAGGCGAGACATGGTATCGAGAAGCTCTTACAAATTTCACACGTGCAcgcaacaaaatcaaaaacgatCCTCCCGGCACCAGCAAGGAGGTAGTTACAGTTGATAAATTGCTGCACGCTGCTCGAACAGACATTCGTTTACCTCCAATGAAATTACCATGCTTTGATGGGAATTCGAAAGAATGGAAACCCTTTGAAGATGCATTTACCGCATTCATCCATGGTGAGTCGTCGATTTCCAGCGTCCAAAAATTACACTTTTTGTTGAGCAGCCTTCAAGGTCCAGCTCTACAAGTTGTTAAAGGTTTTCGCATCACGAGCAACAACTATGACGAGGTTTGGGAACTATTGAAAAAGCGCTACGACTCTACGAGAATCATTGTCGATTCGCATTTTCAAGCGCTTTTctctctcaaaaaaataaatacagagTCTTCTGCTGCCATAAGATGTCTCTTAGATGAAACTCAAGAGCATTTCCGTTCTCTCAAGGCTATTGGGAGACCTGTCGATAATTGGGATGACTGGCTACTTCATCTAACTATCAGCAAGCTTGATATCGAGACGCATAGGCAGTGGGAGCTGACTCAGACTGGAAATAAAGTTGCGAACTTTAACGAACTTGTGACATTTTTGGAAAACAGATGTCGTTCATTAGATGCCATCATCTGCCACCAGCAAACATCCAGCAGCAAGAACCAAACAAGTCAACAAGTGAAAGGTAAAAAATCAAGTTCACTTCATTGCGCGACACCTGCGACAGCTGTAGCACCTAGCAAGAAAATTCAAGGACGTCGTTTTCGTCGTCAGGTTCAAAACCACGTGTGCCCATATTGCTCAGGTAAGCACTTTATCTTTACTTGTGACAAGTTTCGTTCTACAGAAGTTCCAAGACGAATCTCATTTGCGAACGACAACAATTTATGCTCCAATTGCTTGGGATCTGGTCATAACCAAACCAATTGTCAAAGTAAATACACGTGTCGAGTCTGTAACGCCCATCATCACACGCTTTTACATTGCGAGTCACCATCAGACTCCAGTGTATCGCAAACCACATCTACCCCCAGCTTCACGCCAGCATATGCTTCTCATTCTAAGCATTATGTACTTCTTGGTACCGCAATGGTACAGGTTATGGACAAGTCTAATAGGCCTCAGCCAGCCAGGCTCCTTTTCGACAATGGATCACACGCTTCCTTCATTAGCGAAAGTTGTGTACAGCGACTTCATCTAAGGCGTACATCAGTGACTACAGCAATTGAAGGAATTGGCGCTACAGACGCCGGGTCCTCGAAAGGCGAAGTCGAACTTACCTTAACCTCACTTGATCAAAAGTTTTCAACAACAATTAATGctcaaattttgaacaaaataacgAGCCATCTACCGCCGGTTCCAGTTCATAACTACAATTGGCCACATATCAGTGGACTCGCACTAGCAGATCCATGCTTCAACATACCTGCAGCCATCGATTTATTAATTGGATCTGATGAGCTAAGCCAATTTCTATGCACCGGATTGATCAAAGGCCCAGTTGGCACACCAATTGCTCAGAACTCCACACTTGGGTGGGTATTAATGGGCAAAGTGTCGGACTCAACTCCAATGCCAGCTCCAGTGCCAACATATACCGCTTCTTCTCTGTGCCTATTCACCAATGCTGCTTTAACAAAAGCAGTGTCTAGACTTTGGGAAATAGAGTCGTTGCCTGAAGTATAA
- the LOC129913226 gene encoding uncharacterized protein LOC129913226: MAASSSSSRNSAVRALLRMEKQFAKNKDLYINYKKFIHEFLELGHIEEAGQEPAAESHYYLPHRAVVKETSTTTKLRVVFNASCRTSSGFSLNDTQMIGPQLQPDLFSTLLRLRTHRFAMSADVEKMYRQVRVNQQHVDFQRIVWRDSPSEDIKDYKLLTVTYGVSSASHLAVKSFQKAATITSPNSLVTQVILRDFYMDDLLTGCYEEDDLQHLQLDISNVLSESGFHLRKWASNSPTVINSIPIDQREVMQSLKFDETDGVRTLGLQWVPSLDHLSFAVQVNEIPNTILTKRILLSDSCKLFDPLGLLSPSTIIPKMIFQSLWRPKVDWDETVPHDIKRKWLHYRDHITCLAAIKVPRWVGTGIPEATTDLHGFADASQSAYAAAVYVRTVAPNGSISVCLLTAKTRVAPLKTTTLSLPRLELCGAFLLAQLMKHVKVCLSPHVRKVYGWTDSTVALAWIRQEPGKWTTFVANRVSEIQQIVPAENWFHVQSSQNPADCATRGVFPHQLSEHPLWWSGPTWLREDESAWPAQHIFTTKLDQRSESANLVTAPPPIWDLINQYSSLRKLKRITGYILRYIAQIRRHVKLRKEEEERKRLQLLGLSNAVETSEDETSTPPYKSSRHLHLSELSSALDFWIHQTQKHFFPDEIHRLQSNKPVGKCSKLLKLHPFLDQNHLIRVGGRLSNSRLTTDKKYPLVLPANSRLALLLCEDIHSSTLHAGPQTMLATLQSRYWVIRARQLVRKVYKLCIKCSRYTAVVQQQLMGDLPWPRVQICRPFLRSAVDFAGPVQLRFSKGRGSRAVKGYISIFVCMSTGAMHLELASDLSSATFIAVFKRFVSRRGHCKELFSDNGTNFVGAEKELKMFLSLAMKDEHLAKHLSDDGTVWHFNPPSAPHMGGYWETAVKRVKFHLRRTLGDTLLTYEEFTTLLTEIEACVNSRPLCATTSDVDDLSALTPGHFLIGEPLKTIPEPNVNEFKGNLMNRWQIISSLRQHFWKRWSLEYLVQLQQRAKWNRPSIKFNVGDLVLLRDEKLPPTKWKLGRIIRLHPGHDDLVRVVTIKTADGVLMRPVVKVSPLLSFIDDKPNN; the protein is encoded by the coding sequence ATGGCCGCTTCGTCGTCCAGCTCCCGCAATTCAGCCGTTCGCGCATTACTTCGCATGGAAAAACAATTTGCCAAGAACAAAGACCTctacataaattataaaaaatttatacacGAGTTTTTGGAATTGGGCCACATTGAAGAAGCTGGCCAGGAACCAGCAGCTGAAAGTCATTACTACTTGCCACACCGAGCGGTCGTCAAAGAAACAAGCACCACTACCAAGCTTAGGGTGGTGTTTAATGCATCTTGCCGCACCAGTTCGGGATTTTCGCTCAACGACACACAGATGATAGGTCCACAACTACAGCCAGACCTATTTTCAACTCTTCTTCGACTTCGTACACATCGCTTTGCTATGAGTGCTGATGTGGAAAAGATGTACCGCCAGGTAAGAGTAAATCAGCAACACGTCGACTTCCAGAGAATCGTATGGAGAGATTCACCATCCGAAGATATCAAAGATTACAAACTTTTGACAGTTACTTATGGGGTTTCGTCCGCTTCTCATTTGGCGgttaaatcttttcaaaaagCTGCGACTATCACAAGCCCAAACTCCTTAGTAACTCAAGTTATCTTACGTGATTTTTATATGGATGACCTCCTTACTGGTTGCTATGAGGAAGACGATCTCCAGCATTTGCAGTTAGACATATCCAACGTGTTAAGCGAAAGTGGGTTCCATCTCCGGAAGTGGGCGTCTAATTCACCAACCGTCATAAACTCTATTCCGATTGATCAACGTGAGGTCATGCAATCCTTGAAATTTGATGAAACAGATGGCGTCCGGACACTGGGCCTTCAGTGGGTCCCTTCACTCGACCATCTTTCATTTGCTGTCCAGGTCAATGAAATACCAAATACAATCCTAACTAAACGAATTCTTCTTTCAGATTCTTGTAAGTTGTTTGACCCCTTGGGTTTGCTGTCTCCATCAACCATAATTCCAAAGATGATCTTTCAAAGTCTTTGGAGACCTAAGGTGGATTGGGACGAGACTGTGCCACACGACATCAAACGCAAATGGTTGCATTACAGGGACCATATCACCTGCCTCGCAGCAATCAAAGTGCCGAGGTGGGTTGGTACAGGGATCCCCGAGGCTACAACTGATTTACACGGCTTTGCGGATGCTTCTCAATCAGCTTATGCCGCAGCCGTTTACGTGCGCACAGTAGCTCCTAACGGAAGTATCTCCGTATGTCTACTGACCGCAAAAACAAGAGTCGCCCCCTTGAAGACCACAACTTTATCGCTGCCACGCCTAGAGTTGTGTGGAGCATTTCTTTTGGCACAGCTGATGAAACACGTAAAAGTCTGTCTGTCACCGCACGTACGCAAAGTTTATGGATGGACCGATTCCACCGTCGCGCTTGCCTGGATTCGTCAAGAACCTGGCAAGTGGACGACCTTTGTTGCAAATCGTGTGTCGGAGATTCAGCAGATCGTTCCGGCTGAAAACTGGTTTCACGTTCAATCATCGCAAAACCCAGCAGACTGTGCTACTCGAGGTGTCTTTCCACATCAACTATCTGAACATCCTCTCTGGTGGAGCGGGCCTACTTGGCTCCGCGAAGATGAATCTGCTTGGCCTGCGCAAcatattttcacaacaaaatTAGACCAACGATCAGAATCAGCTAATCTCGTCACTGCACCGCCACCAATCTGGGATCTCATCAACCAGTATTCATCTCTACGAAAGTTAAAACGCATCACCGGTTATATTCTCCGATACATTGCCCAGATTCGTCGTCATGTTAAGCTCcgcaaagaagaagaagaaagaaaacgTCTTCAGCTTCTAGGGCTAAGCAATGCTGTTGAGACCAGTGAAGACGAAACTTCAACCCCTCCTTATAAATCAAGTCGACATCTTCACCTTTCTGAGCTAAGCAGTGCTCTAGATTTTTGGATACACCAAACCCAGAAGCATTTCTTCCCAGACGAGATTCACAGACTGCAATCCAATAAGCCTGTGGGTAAGTGTAGTAAACTTCTAAAATTGCATCCATTTCTAGACCAAAATCACCTCATTCGAGTTGGAGGAAGGTTGTCCAACTCGCGTCTTACAACAGACAAAAAATATCCATTGGTACTTCCGGCAAATTCGAGACTTGCTTTGCTTCTTTGCGAAGACATTCATTCATCTACGCTTCACGCTGGCCCGCAAACTATGCTTGCTACTCTACAAAGCCGATACTGGGTCATCAGGGCACGACAACTTGTACGCAAGGTTTATAAATTGTGCATCAAATGCAGCAGATATACTGCCGTCGTTCAGCAGCAACTAATGGGCGATTTGCCATGGCCACGAGTTCAAATTTGCCGACCGTTTTTGCGCAGTGCCGTAGACTTCGCTGGACCTGTGCAGCTACGTTTTTCGAAAGGACGAGGTTCTAGAGCTGTGAAAGGGTATATTTCCATCTTTGTGTGTATGTCCACTGGTGCCATGCACCTAGAACTAGCAAGCGACCTTTCATCAGCAACGTTTATCGCTGTATTTAAAAGATTCGTATCCCGAAGAGGCCATTGCAAGGAATTATTCAGCGACAATGGCACAAATTTCGTCGGGGCTGAAAAGGAGCTTAAGATGTTTCTCTCACTCGCAATGAAAGACGAACACCTGGCGAAGCATCTCAGCGACGACGGCACAGTCTGGCATTTCAATCCGCCTTCCGCTCCCCACATGGGTGGATATTGGGAGACCGCAGTAAAACGTGTCAAGTTCCATCTTCGTCGCACCTTGGGAGATACTTTGCTAACCTACGAAGAGTTCACAACACTGCTAACAGAAATCGAAGCTTGCGTTAATTCGAGGCCTCTATGTGCTACAACATCTGATGTCGACGATTTGTCCGCTCTGACACCGGGCCACTTTCTCATTGGCGAACCGTTGAAAACAATACCGGAACCCAATGTAAATGAATTCAAGGGAAATCTGATGAATAGATGGCAAATTATCTCAAGTTTACGACAGCACTTCTGGAAAAGGTGGAGTTTGGAGTATTTAGTCCAGCTTCAACAACGGGCAAAATGGAATCGTCCGAGTATTAAATTCAATGTTGGAGATTTGGTGTTACTGCGTGATGAGAAGTTGCCACCAACAAAGTGGAAGCTAGGCAGAATTATTCGTTTACACCCCGGACATGACGATCTAGTGCGAGTCGTCACTATAAAGACAGCAGATGGAGTACTTATGCGACCAGTAGTCAAAGTTTCACCTCTATTATCTTTCATCGATGACAAGCCTAACAATTga